TCTCGGTTTCTCCAAGGCCGTCCAGACCACACTGGGCCCAGTGGAACTCAGGGGCCAAGGGCCGCTCCCACAGAGTCTCCCCGTTGGTCCCTGCTACCGCCGACACAAACACACAAGGTGTGTCCAGACCTGGAAGTCATACAGCACACGTGAATCTCACAGTCACTGCCAAGCTACAGATTTTTACAATGACACAGCAGACAATATATTGTTAGAACAATTACAGTAGGAATTATTAAACAGTATCTCTGTATTGAGGGGACTTTAGCTTGTCTTCTGGGAATCTTTGGCTGGTAGCCTCTACTTTTACTGGAATCTCAATGAAACCATTCAACAAAAGCAGCTACATACTCCTCATTATTATGCTTAAAtgcccaatgcagccatttttatattAATATCAAGTATTTCtaagtaacaattaagtaccaaACTGTTATAGATTTCCATTCAAATGtgcaaaaatagttttttttaacaaAAAACATTCTCAGGCAAGAATACTGATAGGACTTTCTGGGAGTGAacagaatgttttattttttttattttatttaactagaatggggatgtcaccatggaaagctGAAACTCCCAAccatgcaaacctgctgattagaaggtcctgtgtagattgtattttaaACCAGAAGCTATCAGGAAATAACAATAATATTTGTTCAAccttttacagtgttagtttaaTCAGCTATCTACAATATAATACTTAAACACAGGGAAAACATCACTTTGACTGCAATGGGCCTTTAGCAAGACAAAGCATGAAGCATTTGCTGTAAGATCTGTATTACTAGTACCTTCAGCAAAACAACTAACGTTCTGACTGCCCTCCTGGGCCTTCAGGACAAACAACACGTCCATCACTTTGTCTTTGCTTGCATCCTCAATGGCCAGGAAATCATAGGTGGCTGTAAGAGAAAGGAAAGGAAGTAAGTTGAACCTTTTGGGTAAAGAAACAAACAGTACATATAGGAATGTTTTCCCAGACAGTTCAAGCCTGGTCCTGTACTAAATGCTATTTTCATGGAGATTGAGACTTTTTCATCCAGTCCATAGTGGAAAACAACACAGGGTTGAAATAACTTCTTAACTGGTCTTCTCTGGTCTATTGTGTCACTGTACATCTTTCTCACCTGCTTGGGGGAAGGTGCGGTTCCAGAAGGTGAGGTATTGCGGACGGACGGGACAGGGGATGATGAAAGAGAAGGCGAAGACGATGATgaggcagaggaagagggagaggaagaaggcaGCCGTCCTCCAGTGGGACAACTTGGCCAGACCCAAACTCTTCTTCTTGGTCTGCGCTGGTGGTGCCGTTCCACCACCCTCaaccccatcctcctccctcttcagGGGGTCGGCTTCTGTGGCATGGTCTGTTGGCTCCATTATCTCTTCAGCAATGTGTCATAGCCCGAACAGACCTAAACACAGAGAAAATGTGGTGCAAAGGACACAAACCTATAACGCCCCCTCAGCACTGACACAGTACCAAATGTATTCCTGTCTGCCTGTGGGACTGCAGCCATTTCCACACTCGCACCATCTCACTCCAAACATTTTCAAGTTTGCCTCCAGAAAtttctgaacaaaacaataacatTCATAACCCATGaccttagctagcaagctaccaTGTAACAGCATGCACTGATTCTATCCTGAGGTACAATGTCAGTGTTTAATTCTAGCTATACACCCGGACCCCGTTTGGGTCCTGGATTCACCACTTCCGTAAACAAGTGTCGTGGACAGATGAAACAGTAAAATAAACTTTCGCGAGAGAATTGTACTTCTGGGTAACCGTGATTAAGAATTAGCTAGCGTTATTTGGCTGCGATAATAATGCATAACATGTCAATTTAGCGAGTTAATTTCATTGAAAGCCTGGTCAAGATACCACAACTTCTGGCTTAGAtgactagctagttaacgttagcataGCTAGCCATAGTAGCCTCCGTTACATAACGCGTTACAGGCTCAAAACGTATTCGTTGGCATTATCTCAGACTAGACTAGTTAGCTAACTATCTAGATAGTTTCGCCATTCAATTTCGAGCCCTTAAATGTCTCATTTATCTAAagtagtttatttatttttgtatctTACTTTAGAAGCTACTTCTGTCCGTGTCTTTGTTTGATCGATAACTGTCAATCCAACTTCACCTGCGTAAACAATTCACACCTTAAAAGCATCTACTAGCTATCGTGAAATAGTCATTGCAATCTGGGATCATTTGAACGACCCAACCTTACCCGTTTTACGTTTCAGCTTCAATGGGGatagggacatcccaaggatcccCGATTGCGTGCGCCATCGTGAAACGAGCTATCTTGAGCTTAAGTGGCTGTGATTGGTTCGTTACCAAGCCACTCCAATTGGCCAATTCTAGCGTAGAGGAAGTGTCGTCATTTCCTTAGCAAAGAAAGAAGGGGCTGACGAGATCGTTGAAGAAGCTTGTCCGAATAATAAACATATTGCATTAATAAAATAGGATACCATAGATCGTGGAACCTTCTGTTTTGTGTGAAGCTTTCAAGAATTAACCCACAGCAATGTCGGCCCAAGCTCAAATGAGAGCTTTGCTCGATCAACTAATGGGGACAGCGAGGGATGGTGAGTAGCAAAACGGCGGTGACTAgcttgttagcttgctagctaaaagATGGAGCCATTCAGAGATACTTTTCTACTGCTGCGTTTACATAGGCAGGCCAATTCTGATGTTTTGCACTAATTTGTCTTTTTACCAATCACAtgagatcttttcacatcagattgTTTTCAGGGCTGatatgattggtcaaaatacgAATTAATTAATTAGGGGGAATCTGAatttgtctgcctgtctgaacGCAGCCTCATATGTGAGCCAGTGGCTTGCACTTAGCcttctagctagctagtttaccaTCTAGCTAACTAGTTTTTGTGGCGTGTTTCAGttggacataccttgaatgaatgGCGTACAAGAGGACGGCTGTGTGACATAAAAGCAGCTCAATCATGATCTGTCGCCGGCCTAGTTGTTGTTTCGCGATTTAATGTTTGTATCCATAGCTAATTACGTCCACTCTGGCATTCATTGTTGATAGACCAGCTGGCTAGATAAGTAATGATCATCTGGACCCCCCCCTGGGGGACCCTGAGTTTAAGTGGTCCCTGAAAAAGCGGGGATAAAACTCATGTTATAACTAGTACATTTCAATCTAATGTATTTTACAACACAGATCCACGTTCTTATGTTGTTCAGTTAGATACATAGCTAgttagggttggggtcaattccatttcaattccagtaaattcaggaagtacacaTTCCATTCCAATTCTCTTAAATACTTTTCAATTAGAAAAAAATTGAATTacaatttggtttactttctgaattgactgtaaTTGAaactgaattgaccccaaccctgaagcAAATTAAATTTAGCAAGGCCTACATGCAGTATAGGATAACAAAGATATCCGGCCTTGTAAATACTAAATAGTCAGTAAGGATATCTAGAGAGTCTGCAAGTCCTTGACAGGAGGTTAAAACAGCTAGTCATACTGTGCACAGTATCTAGTATTGTGTAGCATTTGCACAAGCACCACTTCCATAGTAAATTACGTATCTGGCTACAAGGACACTAGACTTACGAAGCTTGCTGTCATATATACAGTAAATAACAGTAAGTACAGTTATTTTAACAGTAGCCTTCTGTCTTCGTGCATTCTATAGTAACAGCTTGTGAGATATGCACCCGGCCTTTTGCTCTACCTGTATTTAGCAGCATGTGTCCCACGTTGGACGGTATCTGTAGATGGTTCTGATAAAAACGTTGTTGGCAGTGCCCAAGAAAGTACTACATCCAATTGTTTGATGCTACTTTCACCCCCTCCAATCTAATTCAAAGATGGATTCACGCTCTTGGATGTAATACTTTCTTGGTCACCCCTCTACTGTCTACAACTTTTACGGGTAAGGTCCAAAACAGGTACAGCAATATCTCTCAAGCTGTCGCTATAGAATGCCATTTAGTCCCGGCTTATTAATAAATGAAAAGATTAATAAAGGTGTCAAATTAGGCTACAAGGATACAAACATTGAAAACATAACAGCTGCCATTTAGGAAGGATGTCATGTCTACAATGGTGACATGTAAAGTCGGATAAACTGACCTCAGTCCATGATTCCTTTTTGGGCTTAATCAGCCTAACAATGTGAGTTTGTGTcgagtgagtttgtgtgtgtgtgtgtgttgagatgaATACAAATTCTTCCCGTACATATGTTACATACAAACTGAACAATTGTGGCCCCTTTATTTTATTCATAAAGGTTCAGTGTATCTTTGCCAGCCTACATCAATCTGCAAAGGAGTTGCAGAAAAGCCTCATGTTCATCGAGCCGTGAGTCACACATGATTTTTAAAGCTGTTATGAATAATAATAATCCAAACAATTGTTTTCTTTCCGGGAAGTTGTATCTTTTTTTTTAGCATCACAACAATGGATATTAAAATCTTGGAAGTAGTTGCAGCTTGAATTAAGACGTTGCCTGGTTGCGTTGAAAGCCACGTTTATTGTCAAGCAGAGACCATATTAGCCATCGAAAAGCTCTGCACAGATCTTTACAATCTTACTTGTGTATCATTCCACACTTCCTTACTACAGGTTTGAGCAAGAACTGTTCCCATTTATACTTTCCTACAGCGGGTTTAAAATTCTGCAGCTGAGGTCTTGGAGAATGCAGAAGGGTACAGTATGTTGGAGCTCGCAGTGTGTATAAAGCTAACATTTTTCTTGGGTTTTCTTTCAATGTTCCATTTGTGTCAGGGACTTCGTTGGCGCCAACTATATCCTAGACCTGAATCTATTTTAAATGGTCTCATTTTGTTGAAGTTAGGAGATCTAGCTGACGCCCGTAACAGCTGTTGcagtgacacagcactgttaagCTGAGTGACAATGTCATGAGACCAAGGGATCGTCATGAGCCTGTCCCTGTCCATCATTAAAAACACCCATACAGTAGGCTTACAACCATTTGGCTGTTGATTTTTCTATAGGCCTATATTCTTCAGTTGAACAGGTGCTTTCAGAATGCCATGACGAGAGTGTCAAGTCACAGTCTTAGCACAACCATATTCTTAATGTAGTATCGAGGCTCTGGTAAGGTAAGCCTCTAGGTTACAGCAGAAAATACAGCAAGCCTTAAGGGACACACCACTCTGGTCCCAATGCAGGCCCAATTGTTTACTGACTGGTAAACCTGGGTTCCGCTTTAAACACAAGTGGGATATCTTAAGACAAAGTGAATGTCGTTGAGTACTGTCCAAAGGCACACATTCTGTCACTTGATGCATTCTAGCTGAATATATCTATGTTCATTTCACCCCAATAAAGAGAATACCAAGAtgcaattgtaaaaaaaaaaaaaggtcaaaTCTTTGCCCCTTTACCCTAATATGGGTATAAAGCGTTGGATACCTCGCTCTAGTGGACCAATAGCTATGTGAGCTATTTCTGACTGTTGCTTTTTGCATGTTTCAGGGGACGAGACGCGGCAGAGGGTCAAGTTCACTGACGAGCGGGTCTGCAAAAGCCATCTCCTGAACTGCTGTCCCCACGACATCCTCTCTGGAACTGTAAGCAGACTAAGCACCGCGTCCTCCCATATGATTTATTGCCGTTCAAGTCTAGTCAGTAATATTGGTTGATCGATTCTGAATATTTGAATGCAGTGACCGTAAACTACTTTCTAAAGTAGTTTGCCGCAGATTATGCAGGAACTATGGCTGTGTcttgactagctgactgacttaATCGACAGCGTATGGATCTGGGAGAATGTGCGAAGACCCACGACCTGGCGCTCCGGGCCGACTATGAAATCGCCTCCAAGGCGAGGGAACTCTTCTTTGAGCTTGACGTAAGTGATGTCCACAGTCAGTTCAATGAAATACAACTTCATTCATCCCTTCCGTGCCAAGTAATTTGTACTTGTTCTGTACTGAACAAAGAtgtaaacgcaacaatttcaaagattttattgagttaattcatttaaggaaatcagtctatTGGAATAAATTTgttatgccctaatctatggatttcatatgaccgggaatacagatatgcatctgttggtcacagatacctttaaaggTAGGGGCGTAGATCAGAAATCAGTCAGTAtcattttcctcatgcagcgcgacacatctccttcgcatggagttgttcaggctgttgattgtggcctgttgagtgttgtcccactcttcttcaatggctgtgcaaagttgctggatattggcgggcaatggcagaactgggacattttcagcttccaggaattgtgtacagattcttccgacatggggctgtgtgttgtcatgctgaaacatgaggtgatggtgactGATGAATGGCactacaatgggcctcaggatctcgttacggtatctctgtgcattcaaattgccattgttgACCGTAGCTTATGCTTGTCCATGTTTGGACGTACTCTGCTTATGgttgagaaatgaacattcaattctctgacaacagctctggtggacattcttgcagtcagcatgacaattgcacactccctcaacttgagacatctgtggcattgtgttttgtgacaaaacttaACATTTTAGTAGCCTTTTATTaaccccagcacaaagtgcacctgtgtaatgatcgtgctatttaattagcttcttgatatgccacatctgtcaggtggatgaattatattagcaaaggagaaatgctcacagaCAGGGACGCAAACAAATTAATGCACAAAATGAGAGAtatgctttttgtgcgtatgggaacatttctgggatcttctatttcaggtcataaaacatgggaccaatactttgcatgttgcgtttttatattcTGATTCAGTGTTGTTCATTTTACCTGTGCACCAGTCCGTGTTCCATTGACTTGTATGGCATTGACTTTTCTGTGGTTGACTGTAGGCTGTGGATCACCTGGAGTCTTTCATCGCTGATTGCGACCGTAGAACAGAGTTGGCCAAGAAACGGCTGGTGGAGACTCAGGATGAGATCAGTGCGGAGGTGGCTGCAAAGGTAAGAAAGCAAGATGAACCTTATTGTGGAATGTAAGGACATGTTGTTGGAAACGTTCTAATCCagactgattgtgtgtgtgactctcCAGGCAGAGACTGTCCACGAGCTGAACGAAGAGATCGGGAAGCTCCTGGCCAAGGCAGAGCAGCTGGGAGCCGAGGGGAACGTAGATGAAGCCCAGCTGATCCTACAGGAAGTGGAGAAGGTCCGCAGCAGGAAGAGGGATGCCGAGGTGAGGGGTTGTTTTCCTCACAACAAATCTAGTTTCCATTGAACTCCTCCTGACTATAAACTTGGGCTGTGTTCATCAGGGCACACCTTAgcaaaaacattttgcaatgggaAATTCAAATAGccttcttattggacaagtttagGGGGAACCATCCGGTTTCACTTAATTTTCACCATAATGAACTCGACCCCATTCATTCCGTTGCGGACTCAATTTCTTTCATATTTTCTGTTCTCTGCTTCTCAGGAGGAGTACAGAAACTCCATGCCTGCCTCCAGTTTCCAGCAGCAGAAGCTCCGTGTCTGCGAGGTATGCTCGGCCTACCTGGGTCTCCACGACAACGACCGTCGCCTGGCCGACCACTTTGGTGGGAAGCTGCACCTGGGATTCATCCAGATCAGGGAGAAACTGGAAGCCCTGAAGGTAATCTCTGAACCACCTCAGACCACAGGTTGCTAAATACACCTGCCGAGTTTTATTTTTAAACTGATTTCCCGTTTTGAAGATTATACAAGGATATTGTTTGGGATTAAAAGCACTGCCAACGTCTGTCTTTTCGATACCTTTGAATTTTGCAGTAAGGACTTTTTGACGTTAGAATTTAATAACACAAGAAAAAATGTATGTTAAGACTTCGGCTAATGCCATTTGCtcatcattttttttaaatcagaaaaCAGTCATTGACAAGCAGGAGAAGAGGAACCAGGACCGTCTCAAGAGGCgagaagagcgagagaaggaAGAACGGATGAAGACGAGGTGGGTACAGGACTTAACTTTTCAGAAATAATTCAATTGACATGGGCACATGGTTTATAAACATGTTGGTGGTGATGGCAGAACTTCTTTGGGGGGAAAAATATTgatttatgtactgtatgtggaggCAAATTAAGATTTTCACAGAGGCATCTTAATTATTGTCTGTTGTTTTTATAGGACCAAATCACGGAGCAGGGAACGGAGCAGGGAACATAGGTTAGTATGGGCCCCCAGCTATCTGCTGCCATATGAACTATATTAGATACACAATATCATTGTTTATTACTGTATACAGAACTTTTCTGTGTCTGTGCTGCAGGTCCCGCTCTCGCGAACGTAGGAGACGGCGTTCCTCGTCTCGGGAGAGGCGGCGTTCCTCCCGCTCTCGCTCCAGGGACCGGGAGAGGAGGAGACGCCACTCCCGATCCTGCAGCAAGGGCCACCGCCACGAGCCCAGCACCAGACACAAgtaggagagaacacacacacacatacgtcatCTCATTACTCAGACATGTACACAATAATAAAAGTTCTTCTCATAATAAATGTACATTAGATGTGTGTGTAACAAGACCGTGTGGAACGGTTCCAGGTCGTCCAGGGATCGAGAGCGCTCCTCCAGAGACCATTCACGGGAGCGAAGCAGGAAGAGGGGATCCTCCGAGCGGCGACAAGACAGCAGGGATCAGAACGGGAGGACGGACTCCCGCCGGGcgcaggacagggacagagacaccgGGGACCTCTGAGGACTCTCGCTATCTATCCATCCTCAAAACACaacctccttttctctctttcataCCTGTCCACATATCTATAAGGATTCTCTTAACAGCAATGTCCAGAGACGTTTTGATTTGACAGATATTCCAGCCAACCCACTGTGTCCCAAATAAATAGAGCTCATATgaccacaggtgtgtgtgtgtgtgtatgtatcgtATATTGcgcaaatatatacagtaccagtcaagtttagacacacctactcattcaagggttattctttatttttacttttttctacattgtagagcattagtgaagacatcaaaactatgaaatggcacgtatggaatcatgtagtaaccaagaaatgtgttaaacaaatcaaaatatattttaaaagtagccacccttttcctagacaacagttttgcacactctttgcattctctcaaccagctttatgaggtagtcacctggaatgcatttcaattaacaggtatgccttgaAGTTAATTTGTTGTATTTCTTTCCTTAATATGTTTGATCTAATTAGTTGTGTTGTggctttttgactggtactgtatatatttcaaGCATTCAAATATATCGGTAGTTGTtgaatgttgtgggggtgcacaAAGTCCTGCCAGCATATGTTTTAAGTGATGGCTGTTGATTGCAATTCATTTGATTTTATATACATATTCTATGAAACAATCCTAAATATACAATTTAAGTGGTAGCTATAGAAATTATAAATTAATGACCATTGAATGAACCATAAACTTAAAGAATAGAGGATTTAAATGTTTCTTTGTTTTGATACTGTTACTTTTAAACTGTCAGGATTGCTGTGCGATTGAGACACTGCTTAATCATACTTCCTGCATACTgtcctgggtcatgttcattaggcaccaaacagaagaaaccggactgaaacagggaggcgTCATCTggatttgtccaataagaaaagcacatttttgctcTCCCGTAAAAACATAGTGAAAGGTTTTCAATTAGTGTCCTAATGAACACAACTCGGCATACTGCCTTAGATTGGCTTCACTCTTCGAGGCTTCCTTCCTAGAGGCTATTTCACTATGCTGGTCGCAGTAATTTGCCATTTAAAGTTGCAAAAATATTTAACATGCCAGTAATCATAGGTCAGATATGTGCAGAACAGATTATAAGATTGATCAACGAAGACATATTGTTGTTGTTTGACTGGATCAGGACATTTGGAAATACAAAAGGAATTTGGTCAGTTGTGAACATTAGTTAGCTCATTTCTGTCAGCTTGTGAAATACCCTTTGCTTCTATAGTTATGGCCTAGACTGACTGACGGGACATTTATATTTGGAGAGATAGCAGCAGTTCGAATGAATATGTCATAAGGATTTCCGTCACGCTTTAGATTTTATTGTCCTTTGTGTTCACAAATGGAGTCTTCTTTTTTTTGAGAGAGAATTTTACAAGTGTGTTCCAAGTTTTCATGTCATGTGAAGTCTGTATTTGTGTGTAGTAGACATGATGGACTTTGCATGTCTCCAATGGATTGAGTAGGAAATGCTGTTTTGGATTGAGAATGACTCTATGTGACCCTAGAAGTCAGTTACGCTACCCAGGAAGTCAGCTATGTTACCCAGCAAGTCAGCTACGTTACCCAGGTAGTCAGCTACGTTACCCAGGTAGTCAGCTACGTTACCCTGGTTTTGGACTATGTCACTTGGTGCTGGGAACAATATCCTAAGTACCTGCTTATGTTCATTTTACTTTCCAGTATTTTGATGCTGAATCCGCAGCTTGTACATCTTCTGAATATGTTGGTTCATGTATGTCAGTCACTTGAAATTGGATGCAAACACATATAAAGGAATGCATAACTTTTCCTAATTGGTGCCAGCTCTAGTATTGGTTTGGTCTGTTTGTATTATTTTGCTAGAAGATGATTTTCTCTGAAGCCTGAATAAAAATCCCAGAATTGTATGAATCTATTTACCTGAGATCATTGCTCAGGGCCTAAGTGTAATTGTACATTGGCTTAACAGAGGACAATTTATCCTAAAAAGTTTTAACCGAAGCAAGCATTTGCAACAAAAAACAAAGCCTTGATCCAAGACTGCACAGCCTGGCTTGAAGAGCAACCATAAAATGAATATTTGCATAATGTTACATCTGACAGTTTTTGAATGTTTGTTAGATAGAATCAAGCCAGTGGTGCGGGCTTTTTTTCTCTTTTAGTTGGAGTCTTCCTTATGGGGGAGTGACACATGATGTCTGAAACGTGGGTCTTATAGTGTGCTACTCTCCAGCTTCAGATCCATCTTCATCTTCTGTTTTTCCATCACTGCCTCCAGCTCAGTGGCCTTCCGGGCGTCCTGGGAGAACAGAACTTCAAATTAGTTCAAAACATGGAAAGACGACATAACAGGGATATTATGGATTTAAAACTGCGTACGACTGGAGTAAAACTGTTGGGAAATGTATTAGTTTTATGCATAAGTCAATACTGAGGAACACTGCAATCATCATAGGCTGCCTACTAAAGAATTCCAACGTGTATTAACCAACAAAAGGTGAAGCAGTACCTCCAACAGTGCTTTCTGCACAGTGAGCTGGCTGTACACTCTGGCGCCCTCGTCTGGTAGGACTTGTCGTAGGTCCTCCTTGTTCAGAGAGAAGAGCAGGGCTCCTGTCAGCTTTCCCAGTAATGTCACCGTCCTAAGCAGGGGAGGCACACAGCTAGTCAGTAACCTTACTCAGACATTACCCTTCATTTACCTGTCACATTCAATCATCCATGAACAACTCAGTCATCTCTGTACAGGAACTAGACAGATCGACTTAGTCGCAAGGTTACTGAGTCCAGATCTTAAGGACTATTTCAGGTTCAACCAATTACAATTGATTTGGTAGAAATGTAT
This DNA window, taken from Oncorhynchus nerka isolate Pitt River linkage group LG23, Oner_Uvic_2.0, whole genome shotgun sequence, encodes the following:
- the LOC115106537 gene encoding putative RNA-binding protein Luc7-like 1 isoform X1, producing MSAQAQMRALLDQLMGTARDGDETRQRVKFTDERVCKSHLLNCCPHDILSGTRMDLGECAKTHDLALRADYEIASKARELFFELDAVDHLESFIADCDRRTELAKKRLVETQDEISAEVAAKAETVHELNEEIGKLLAKAEQLGAEGNVDEAQLILQEVEKVRSRKRDAEEEYRNSMPASSFQQQKLRVCEVCSAYLGLHDNDRRLADHFGGKLHLGFIQIREKLEALKKTVIDKQEKRNQDRLKRREEREKEERMKTRTKSRSRERSREHRSRSRERRRRRSSSRERRRSSRSRSRDRERRRRHSRSCSKGHRHEPSTRHKSSRDRERSSRDHSRERSRKRGSSERRQDSRDQNGRTDSRRAQDRDRDTGDL
- the LOC115106537 gene encoding putative RNA-binding protein Luc7-like 1 isoform X2, producing the protein MDLGECAKTHDLALRADYEIASKARELFFELDAVDHLESFIADCDRRTELAKKRLVETQDEISAEVAAKAETVHELNEEIGKLLAKAEQLGAEGNVDEAQLILQEVEKVRSRKRDAEEEYRNSMPASSFQQQKLRVCEVCSAYLGLHDNDRRLADHFGGKLHLGFIQIREKLEALKKTVIDKQEKRNQDRLKRREEREKEERMKTRTKSRSRERSREHRSRSRERRRRRSSSRERRRSSRSRSRDRERRRRHSRSCSKGHRHEPSTRHKSSRDRERSSRDHSRERSRKRGSSERRQDSRDQNGRTDSRRAQDRDRDTGDL